A window of Argopecten irradians isolate NY chromosome 14, Ai_NY, whole genome shotgun sequence contains these coding sequences:
- the LOC138308058 gene encoding inositol 1,4,5-trisphosphate-gated calcium channel ITPR2-like — protein sequence MVPFIQKLVKDKNGGATLNAKMAHDALTALSEMREYMIVNSVPSKKRQKLMRNLRIVELLVQLLQTPFRGSPDQIHLTRIFVEAYDVLYTYLMGDSRKNELYIAKYIDFFLSQFEYKEGQIGLNAAHMVMELIRDNRKIVDRISHEHIDKFVELLRRDKNYRYLDLLSVLCVCDGVSIADNQKYITEVWLMKGNRNCVFNTDLGQKIGKVQGVVYVSTNMCKTWMDLPPQKKRDKVAR from the exons ATGGTACCCTTCATACAGAAACTTGTAAAAGAT aaaAACGGTGGTGCGACGCTGAATGCTAAAATGGCCCATGATGCCTTGACT GCCCTGTCTGAGATGAGGGAGTACATGATCGTGAACAGTGTGCCAAGCAAGAAACGGCAGAAACTTATGAGAAATCTTCGG aTTGTCGAACTGCTCGTTCAGTTGTTGCAGACACCATTTAGAGGCAGTCCCGATCAGAT tcacttgacACGGATATTTGTCGAGGCCTATGACGTTCTCTACACCTACCTGATGGGTGACAGTAGGAAGAATGAACTCTACATCGCAAAGTACATCGACTTCTTCCTCTCACAGTTTGAGTACAAGGAG GGCCAGATTGGACTTAACGCCGCTCACATGGTGATGGAACTGATCAGAGACAACAGGAAGATCGTGGACAGGATCTCCCACGAACATATCGACAAGTTTGTGGAGCTTCTTCGTAGAGACAAG AATTACCGCTACCTTGACCTACTGAGTGTCCTGTGCGTGTGTGATGGCGTATCGATCGCCGATAATCAGAAGTACATCACTGAGGTCTGGCTGATGAAGGGCAATCGC AACTGTGTATTTAACACTGATTTGGGTCAGAAGATTGGAAAAGTTCAGGGAGTTGTCTATGTATCaacaaacatgtgtaaaacTTGGATGGAC TTGCCTCCACAAAAAAAGAGAGACAAGGTAGCTCGCTGA